In one window of Gossypium hirsutum isolate 1008001.06 chromosome A01, Gossypium_hirsutum_v2.1, whole genome shotgun sequence DNA:
- the LOC107887215 gene encoding uncharacterized protein isoform X3, translated as MPGLAQRNEQYSNASFGFWSKQNDVVSYNQLQKFWSELSLQARQKLLRIDKQTLFERARKNIYCSRCNGLLLEGFLQIIMYGKSLQQEGVAGNLHYNRSGASKKGTGGGLNLTNGTQDEIQDPSVHSLGGLTTTRDGSLTLLDYYLCPKSFKGLQNVFDSARARERERELLYPDACGGGGRGWISQGIASYGRGHGTRETCALHTARLSCDTLVDFWSALGEETRQSLLRMKEEDFIERLMYRFDSKRFCRDCRRNVIREFKELKELKRMRREPRCTSWFCVADTAFLYEVSDDTVKADWRQTFADTIGTYHHFEWAVGTGEGKSDIREFENVGMNGSARVRGLDLDGLSSCYITLRAWKLDGRCSELYVKAHALKGQQCVHCRLVVGDGYVTITRGEKIRRFFEHAEEVEEEEDDDSMDKEGNEIDGECFRPQKHAKSPELAREFLLDAATVIFKEQVEKAFREGTARQNAHSIFVCLAIKLLEERVHVACKEIITLEKQMKLLEEEEKEKREEEEQKERKRTKEREKKLRRKERLKGKEREREKKCADSSVTPDFSKDVSSPNNDQGEQFLDGHLASSLQNHSFDSPDEEGTKVKDGNGSFPTEQSKFSRQRLKFRKDGQFDTSLTWSNRRRFPVVSESAPINRSEARYKSENFEAPSRSINGPNKQLRINSAKSNGRNCDVKYPEKFQCPNSRSDRYDIYSCSCGQHKEYRAKIEPYVSVTGVGQEPKAVSKSKSALDMSKQVYRGNKYNQQEYMHEDCGRLKNKIIAGNNPSGQDSFNSNKVWEPTEVQRNYPRTNSDTDITLRSSTYNKGAGLDNDFVKSSGETCTSEASVNLGEISHDHSKVNTSSTSLATNENCDVEAQDKCSSLNAASEDVEVRPNRNSTLSEISHSMISSSSSSDNCYSCFSEGDSNTCSSNNGNIESSSSDSEEASQRSDGRDTSSCVQNGFSECQVKGIDKKEDVNGGIALESEALFGHSPDGRDSSVCIQDGFSECQVKGIEKKQDVNGGVALVYQALFGHSPDSRGNKVSGNPLTTVAISDNEKSTAVMSSQHQGTFTSVHNQPIQFPVYQAPSTMGYYHQNPVSWSATPANGLMPFPSNPYFYTGPLGYDVNGNSRLCMPYGTLQHFATPLFNPGPVPVYQPVSKANGLYAEDQLQIPKLVTRKEDDFTEVNSEMFAPGRLHTTEQAANGEGGQNDVSTKPHTDDTSFSLFHFGGPVALSTACKSNPAPLKEEIAGEFSSQFSAYHVENDHACNKKETTIEEYSLFAASNGIRFSFF; from the exons ATGCCAGGATTAGCGCAAAGGAATGAGCAATATAGTAATGCCTCATTTGGGTTTTGGTCTAAGCAAAATGACGTTGTTAGCTACAATCAGCTCCAGAAG tTCTGGAGTGAGCTGTCATTGCAAGCTCGGCAGAAGCTCCTTAGAATTGATAAACAAACACTCTTTGAGCGAGCTCGCAAGAACATTTACTGCTCCAGATGTAATGGGCTGTTGCTTGAAGGTTTTTTGCAGATTATCATGTATGGAAAATCCTTGCAGCAGGAGGGAGTAGCTGGTAACCTTCATTACAACAGGTCAGGAGCCTCAAAAAAGGGAACTGGTGGCGGATTGAATTTGACAAACGGGACACAAGATGAAATTCAAGATCCATCTGTCCATTCTTTGGGAGGTTTGACAACAACTCGTGATGGTTCACTGACACTTCTTGACTACTATTTGTGCCCAAAGTCATTTAAGGGTCTACAAAAC GTGTTTGATAGTGCACGTGCAAGGGAGCGGGAGCGTGAATTGCTTTATCCTGATGCTTGTGGTGGGGGAGGTCGGGGTTGGATAAGCCAAGGAATTGCTAGTTATGGAAGAGGACATGGAACAAGAGAAACATGTGCACTGCACACTGCCAGGCTTTCTTGTGACACCTTGGTGGATTTCTGGTCAGCTCTTGGAGAAGAAACTCGGCAATCTCTTTTAAGAATGAAGGAAGAAGATTTTATTGAGAGGCTTATGTACAG GTTTGACAGCAAGAGATTTTGCAGAGATTGCAGAAGAAACGTTATCCGTGAGTTCAAGGAGCTGAAGGAGCTAAAACGCATGCGTAGAGAACCTCGATGCACTAGTTGGTTTTGTGTTGCAGATACAGCTTTTCTGTATGAG GTATCTGATGACACAGTCAAAGCTGATTGGCGCCAAACTTTTGCTGACACTATTGGAACTTACCATCATTTTGAATGGGCGGTTGGAACTGGGGAAGGAAAATCAGATATTAGGGAATTTGAAAATGTTGGCATGAATGGAAGTGCTCGAGTCCGTGGTTTGGATCTTGATGGCTTGAGTTCGTGTTATATTACCCTGAGGGCCTGGAAATTGGATGGCCGCTGCTCTGAACTTTATGTAAAAGCCCATGCACTTAAGGGCCAACAATGTGTGCATTGCAGGCTTGTAGTTGGAGATGGTTATGTCACAATCACAAGAGGTGAAAAAATTAGAAGGTTTTTTGAGCATGCTGAAGAGGTCGAGGAAGAAGAG GATGATGATTCCATGGACAAGGAGGGAAATGAGATCGATGGTGAATGCTTCCGTCCCCAAAAGCATGCGAAGAGTCCTGAACTTGCTCGAGAGTTTCTTCTTGATGCTGCTACTGTTATATTTAAGGAACAG GTTGAAAAGGCTTTTAGGGAAGGAACAGCACGCCAGAATGCACACAGTATCTTTGTTTGCCTTGCAATAAAGCTGCTGGAAGAACGAGTTCATGTTGCTTGCAAGGAAATTATTACATTGGAAAAGCAG ATGAAGCTTCTcgaagaagaagagaaggaaaagcgtgaagaagaagaacaaaaggagaggaaaagaacAAAAGAACGAGAGAAAAAGCTCAGGAGAAAGGAGAGactgaaaggaaaagaaagagagagagagaaaaaatgtGCGGACTCAAGCGTTACTCCTGATTTCTCAAAGGACGTATCTTCACCAAATA ATGATCAAGGAGAACAGTTTTTAGATGGGCATTTGGCATCAAGTTTGCAAAATCACTCTTTTGATAGTCCTGATGAAGAAGGTACAAAGGTAAAAGATGGGAATGGCTCTTTTCCAACAGAACAATCAAAATTTTCTCGACAGAGATTGAAATTTCGCAAGGATGGTCAATTTGATACATCTCTGACATGGTCCAATCGGCGTCGATTTCCTGTTGTGTCAGAAAGTGCTCCTATTAATAGATCTGAAGCTAGATATAAAAGTGAAAACTTTGAGGCTCCTTCAAGGAGCATCAATGGACCAAATAAGCAATTAAGGATAAACAGTGCAAAGTCCAATGGTCGGAATTGTGATGTTAAATATCCTGAAAAGTTTCAGTGTCCAAACAGCCGGAGTGACAGATATGACATCTACTCTTGCAGCTGCGGCCAACACAAAGAGTACAGAGCCAAAATTGAGCCATATGTTTCTGTGACTGGAGTAGGCCAAGAACCCAAGGCTGTAAGCAAGTCAAAATCTGCATTAGATATGTCCAAGCAAGTCTATCGTGGTAACAAGTATAATCAACAAGAGTACATGCATGAAGACTGTGGAaggctaaaaaataaaattattgcaggAAACAATCCTTCCGGTCAAGATTCATTTAATTCCAATAAAGTTTGGGAGCCCACAGAAGTCCAGAGAAATTACCCCCGGACCAACTCTGATACGGATATTACTCTGAGGTCATCTACTTACAACAAAGGAGCTGGACTTGATAATGACTTTGTTAAGTCATCAGGTGAGACATGCACAAGTGAAGCTAGTGTAAATTTGGGTGAAATCAGTCATGATCATAGCAAGGTTAACACATCAAGCACAAGCCTTGCAACAAATGAGAACTGTGATGTTGAAGCACAGGATAAATGCTCTTCATTGAATGCTGCATCTGAGGATGTTGAAGTTCGTCCTAATAGAAACTCTACCTTGAGTGAAATTTCTCATTCTATGATAAGCAGCAGTTCTAGTTCTGATAACTGCTATTCATGCTTTAGTGAAGGAGATAGCAATACCTGCTCTTCAAATAATGGAAACATAGAATCTTCATCATCAGATTCTGAAGAGGCCAGTCAACGATCAGATGGGAGAGATACTTCAAGCTGCGTTCAAAATGGTTTCTCCGAGTGTCAGGTGAAGGGAATTGATAAAAAAGAGGATGTCAATGGAGGCATTGCTTTGGAAAGCGAGGCATTGTTTGGACATTCACCTGATGGGAGAGATTCTTCAGTCTGCATTCAAGATGGCTTCTCTGAGTGTCAGGTTAAAGGAATCGAAAAAAAACAGGATGTCAATGGGGGGGTTGCTTTGGTATACCAGGCATTGTTTGGGCATTCACCAGACAGTAGAGGGAACAAAGTTTCTGGAAATCCACTGACAACTGTTGCAATTTCTGATAATGAAAAATCGACTGCTGTTATGAGTTCTCAACATCAAGGCACGTTTACATCAGTCCATAACCAACCTATACAGTTCCCAGTATATCAAGCTCCTTCAACCATGGGTTACTACCATCAGAACCCCGTTTCTTGGTCAGCAACACCAGCCAATGGATTAATGCCTTTCCCTTCAAACCCCTATTTTTATACTGGCCCTCTTGGCTATGATGTAAATGGGAACTCACGTTTATGCATGCCATATGGCACTCTGCAGCATTTTGCTACCCCTCTGTTTAATCCTGGTCCCGTTCCGGTTTATCAGCCAGTTTCAAAGGCCAATGGCTTGTATGCAGAGGATCAACTACAGATTCCCAAGCTGGTTACAAGGAAAGAAGATGATTTTACCGAAGTTAATTCTGAGATGTTTGCCCCTGGCAGGCTGCATACGACTGAACAAGCAGCAAATGGAGAAGGTGGGCAAAATGATGTCTCTACCAAACCACACACAGATGACACTAGCTTTTCCTTGTTCCATTTCGGTGGGCCGGTGGCTCTTTCAACTGCATGCAAATCCAATCCTGCCCCCCTGAAAGAGGAGATCGCCGGGGaattttcttctcaattttcaGCTTATCATGTCGAAAACGACCATGCTTGCAATAAAAAAGAGACCACTATCGAAGAGTACAGTTTGTTTGCGGCAAGTAACGGAATAAGGTTTTCATTCTTCTAA